One Desulfobacterales bacterium genomic window carries:
- a CDS encoding acetyl-CoA C-acetyltransferase encodes MNEVVIVSGSRTAIGTFGGGLKDVPVTELGAVVMKEALKRVNLKPVSNDIMHSAAPDKLKDQGLIELEKKSYDWSDDGQSITVDEVIMGNVLQAAQGQNPARQAMVRAGIPKETPAYTINKVCGSGLKAIALGASAIMLGQAEVIIAGGQENMSLAPMALPKARWGHRMELTGVGDVLDLMVFDGLWEIFYGYHMGVTAEAIAAMYDIGRQEQDELGVLSHTRARSAIKEGLFAREIAPVTIKTRKGDIVFDADERPMDTNMEKMGKLRPAFKKDGTVTAGNASGINDAAAAVVMMSAEKAKSLSLEPIVKIKAFAAGGVDPAYMGLGPIPAIRKALKATGMTMDDIQMIELNEAFASQAIGCMRELGIENDRPNELGSGISLGHPIGCTGARQMVTGMHHMQRQSYNTGLFTMCIGGGMGMAMIVER; translated from the coding sequence ATGAATGAGGTGGTCATTGTCAGCGGATCGAGGACGGCAATTGGAACATTCGGCGGTGGTCTAAAAGATGTGCCGGTGACCGAATTGGGAGCGGTGGTCATGAAAGAGGCCTTAAAGCGGGTCAATCTGAAACCGGTTTCAAACGACATTATGCATTCAGCGGCTCCTGACAAACTCAAAGATCAGGGCCTGATCGAACTGGAAAAAAAATCTTATGACTGGAGTGACGACGGTCAATCCATAACGGTGGATGAAGTCATTATGGGCAACGTCCTGCAGGCGGCCCAGGGGCAGAATCCGGCCCGGCAGGCAATGGTACGTGCCGGTATTCCAAAAGAAACCCCGGCTTATACCATCAACAAAGTATGTGGCTCGGGGCTCAAAGCCATCGCTCTGGGTGCTTCAGCCATTATGTTGGGGCAGGCTGAGGTCATCATCGCCGGTGGGCAGGAAAATATGAGTCTGGCGCCAATGGCCCTGCCCAAAGCGCGCTGGGGGCATCGGATGGAGCTGACCGGTGTTGGTGATGTACTGGATTTGATGGTTTTTGACGGTCTGTGGGAGATTTTTTACGGCTATCATATGGGTGTGACAGCTGAAGCCATTGCCGCTATGTATGATATTGGTCGGCAGGAGCAGGACGAACTGGGTGTTCTCAGCCACACGCGTGCACGATCGGCCATCAAGGAAGGGCTTTTTGCTCGCGAAATCGCTCCGGTCACCATCAAAACCCGCAAAGGTGACATCGTATTCGACGCCGATGAGCGCCCCATGGATACGAATATGGAGAAAATGGGCAAGTTAAGACCGGCGTTTAAAAAAGATGGAACGGTAACAGCCGGAAATGCCTCGGGCATCAATGACGCCGCTGCGGCGGTTGTCATGATGAGTGCCGAAAAAGCAAAATCCTTATCCTTAGAGCCGATTGTTAAAATTAAAGCCTTTGCTGCTGGTGGTGTCGATCCGGCCTATATGGGGTTGGGACCTATTCCAGCCATTCGCAAGGCCTTAAAAGCGACCGGCATGACCATGGATGATATTCAAATGATCGAGCTGAATGAGGCATTTGCTTCTCAAGCCATCGGGTGTATGCGCGAGCTGGGAATTGAAAACGATCGCCCCAATGAATTGGGGAGCGGCATCTCGCTCGGACATCCCATCGGCTGCACCGGAGCCCGACAGATGGTTACTGGCATGCATCACATGCAGCGCCAGAGTTATAATACCGGCCTCTTTACAATGTGCATTGGCGGCGGGATGGGAATGGCAATGATCGTAGAACGCTAA
- a CDS encoding AI-2E family transporter, translating to MNHQGPPNMILWFFLAVFLLSCILMGWLLWPFVSVIILAIVVTAVFTPVFKFLNRKLKPALASLSTCILIFFVLFLPLSFLVGILANEAWELYLTAREALQSKPIMEMLEKSDIFDNVNRFLARFKIEITGEQLNRAIAEVGRVVALFLYEQARSITTNVLKFIVNFFFMLLIIFYLLIDSPRLISFVVKISPLPDDQDQILIQKFKDIATAILLGNGLGGLIQGTLGGIVFAAFGLKSPFVWGVIMGLLAFLPIVGIGAVFIPAAILLFSQGRIGAGIFFLVFYILLSSCIEYLFKPKLVGQRVRMHTLLVFLSIIGGLKLFGILGIIYGPLVVTAFLTLAEIYQASYQQLIESSQ from the coding sequence GTGAACCATCAGGGCCCGCCAAATATGATTCTATGGTTTTTTCTGGCGGTTTTTCTCCTGTCTTGCATCTTGATGGGCTGGCTGCTGTGGCCCTTCGTGTCTGTCATTATATTGGCCATTGTTGTCACCGCCGTGTTTACACCGGTATTTAAATTTCTGAACCGCAAATTAAAACCCGCATTGGCATCCTTGTCGACCTGTATTTTGATTTTTTTCGTTTTGTTTCTACCGCTATCCTTTCTGGTAGGCATTTTAGCCAACGAGGCCTGGGAGCTATACCTTACAGCACGCGAGGCACTGCAAAGCAAGCCCATTATGGAAATGCTTGAAAAAAGCGACATATTCGATAACGTCAATCGCTTTCTGGCAAGATTTAAGATTGAAATCACCGGCGAGCAGTTGAATCGGGCGATTGCTGAAGTCGGACGGGTGGTGGCACTCTTCCTATACGAACAGGCGCGGTCGATTACCACCAATGTGTTAAAATTTATAGTCAATTTCTTTTTTATGCTGCTCATTATATTCTATCTTTTAATCGATAGCCCGCGGCTGATATCCTTTGTTGTCAAGATTTCCCCCTTGCCAGATGATCAGGACCAAATATTGATCCAAAAATTTAAGGACATTGCCACCGCTATTCTGCTCGGCAACGGTTTGGGTGGATTGATTCAGGGCACTCTGGGCGGGATTGTTTTTGCCGCTTTTGGTCTAAAATCACCTTTTGTGTGGGGTGTTATTATGGGTTTGTTGGCATTTTTGCCGATCGTAGGGATTGGCGCCGTCTTTATACCGGCTGCCATTCTTTTATTTTCCCAAGGTCGTATTGGCGCCGGCATATTTTTTCTGGTGTTCTACATACTTCTCTCAAGCTGTATTGAGTATTTGTTCAAACCCAAACTGGTGGGACAGCGGGTGCGGATGCATACCCTGCTTGTATTTCTATCTATCATCGGGGGACTGAAACTTTTCGGGATTTTGGGGATCATATACGGCCCCCTGGTCGTAACGGCGTTCTTAACACTGGCAGAAATTTATCAAGCCAGCTATCAGCAGCTGATTGAATCCTCTCAATAG
- the gyrA gene encoding DNA gyrase subunit A, with protein MYQSENHAEISIEKEMKKSYLDYAMSVIIGRALPDVRDGLKPVHRRVLYAMRELKNDWNKAYKKSARIVGDVIGKYHPHGDAAVYDTIVRLAQDFSMRYPLVDGQGNFGSIDGDPPAAMRYTEIRMMRLAHEMLADLEKETVDFSANYDESLMEPTVLPAKIPSLLVNGSAGIAVGMATNIPPHNLSEVIDALKVLIDDADISINELVKLVPGPDFPTGGIVYGTEGIRDAYATGRGSIRIRAKIIVEKDKRTQRETLIITELPYQVNKAKLIEKTAELIRDKSISGIRYVRDESDREGMRIALGLKKGQIAAVTINQLYKHTRMEVSFGSIFLAVVNGRPELLNLKEILQNFILHRKEIVIRRTRYDLKKAEDQAHILEGLKIALDHLDEVVALIRAAKSPADAKSQLIKKFSLSEKQAQAILDMRLQRLTGLEREKIQKDYKNILKDIARFKEILSSERLVLNIIKEELTEIQEQFGDHRYTELVEQTKEITIEDMIVEEDMVVTISKRGYIKRNPITLYRSQRRGGKGKTAMGTKEDDFVEHLFVASTHHTFMFFTNLGKVYWCKVYDIPQAGRMSLGKAIVNLLNFGKDEKLTTVLAVPEFKPGYHVLMATKNGLIKKTDLMAFSRPRVGGIIALNILEGDELIAARITDGTLNVFLGSRNGKAIRFHESDVRPSGRVATGVRGMRLAEGDHIVGAEVLSHGQTLFAVTENGFGKRTSIDEYPVQKRGGKGVISIKTTERNGMVVGILLVSDDDDLMLMTNIGKVIRMQIESISIISRNTQGVKLMGMDADERVVGAARLAEKEEE; from the coding sequence ATGTATCAAAGCGAAAATCATGCTGAAATCAGCATCGAAAAGGAAATGAAAAAATCTTATCTGGATTATGCCATGAGCGTTATTATCGGCCGGGCATTGCCGGATGTTAGAGATGGTCTTAAACCGGTGCACCGCCGTGTACTATATGCCATGCGGGAGCTCAAAAATGACTGGAATAAGGCCTATAAAAAATCGGCCCGCATTGTCGGTGATGTTATCGGTAAGTATCATCCGCACGGTGATGCTGCGGTTTATGACACCATTGTGCGCCTGGCGCAGGATTTTTCGATGCGCTATCCTTTGGTTGATGGTCAGGGTAACTTCGGTTCCATCGATGGTGACCCGCCGGCGGCAATGCGTTACACCGAAATCCGCATGATGCGCCTGGCCCATGAAATGCTGGCGGATCTGGAAAAAGAAACGGTAGATTTTTCCGCCAACTATGATGAGTCTTTAATGGAACCCACCGTTTTGCCGGCAAAAATACCCAGTTTGCTGGTCAACGGCTCGGCCGGCATCGCTGTGGGTATGGCCACCAATATTCCGCCCCATAACCTTTCTGAAGTCATCGATGCGCTTAAAGTCCTTATCGACGATGCGGATATTTCCATCAATGAGCTTGTGAAACTCGTGCCGGGTCCGGATTTTCCGACCGGCGGCATTGTGTATGGCACCGAGGGCATACGGGATGCCTATGCCACTGGCCGGGGCAGTATTCGTATCAGGGCGAAGATTATTGTTGAAAAAGATAAGCGCACCCAGCGTGAAACCCTTATCATTACCGAACTTCCCTACCAGGTGAACAAGGCCAAGCTGATTGAAAAAACAGCCGAACTGATTCGGGATAAAAGCATTAGCGGTATTCGATATGTTCGGGATGAATCGGACCGTGAGGGTATGCGCATCGCGCTGGGGCTAAAAAAGGGCCAGATTGCGGCGGTGACGATCAACCAGCTTTACAAGCACACCCGCATGGAGGTCAGTTTCGGAAGCATTTTTCTGGCGGTGGTGAACGGCCGCCCCGAACTCCTGAATTTAAAAGAGATACTGCAAAATTTTATCCTGCATCGCAAGGAGATCGTTATTCGGCGAACACGCTATGATCTTAAGAAAGCCGAAGATCAGGCGCACATTTTAGAGGGCCTAAAAATCGCATTGGATCATCTGGATGAAGTCGTAGCGCTGATCAGGGCTGCCAAGTCTCCGGCAGATGCGAAGTCGCAATTGATTAAAAAATTCAGCCTTTCCGAAAAGCAGGCCCAGGCCATTTTAGACATGCGTCTGCAACGGTTGACCGGGCTCGAACGCGAAAAAATTCAGAAGGATTACAAAAATATTCTTAAGGACATCGCCAGGTTTAAAGAAATTTTGTCCAGCGAGCGCCTGGTGCTTAATATCATAAAAGAAGAACTGACAGAAATCCAGGAGCAGTTTGGCGATCATCGTTACACCGAATTGGTTGAACAGACAAAAGAAATTACCATTGAGGATATGATCGTTGAAGAGGATATGGTGGTGACCATATCTAAGCGCGGCTATATCAAGCGCAACCCCATCACCCTCTACCGGAGCCAGCGTCGAGGAGGTAAGGGAAAAACGGCCATGGGGACCAAAGAAGATGACTTTGTCGAACATTTGTTCGTGGCCTCTACCCATCATACGTTTATGTTTTTTACCAACTTGGGTAAAGTTTATTGGTGCAAGGTCTATGATATACCCCAGGCAGGCCGTATGAGCCTTGGAAAAGCGATTGTCAATTTACTGAATTTTGGCAAAGATGAAAAATTGACCACTGTTTTGGCGGTACCGGAATTTAAACCGGGATATCATGTCCTGATGGCCACTAAAAATGGTTTGATTAAAAAAACCGATTTAATGGCCTTTAGTCGTCCACGGGTCGGCGGGATTATCGCCTTGAATATCCTGGAAGGTGATGAGTTGATTGCGGCCAGAATCACCGATGGTACCCTGAATGTTTTCCTGGGTTCACGCAATGGAAAGGCGATCCGCTTCCACGAATCCGATGTGCGGCCATCAGGGCGTGTCGCTACCGGTGTGCGCGGAATGCGTCTGGCCGAAGGCGATCATATCGTCGGTGCAGAGGTCCTTAGTCATGGTCAGACGCTTTTCGCGGTTACTGAGAACGGATTCGGCAAGCGAACATCCATTGATGAATATCCGGTTCAAAAACGCGGTGGTAAAGGGGTGATCTCGATTAAGACCACCGAACGCAACGGGATGGTCGTTGGCATTTTGCTGGTTTCCGATGATGATGACTTAATGCTGATGACCAATATCGGCAAAGTCATCCGAATGCAAATTGAATCGATTTCAATAATCAGTCGCAATACCCAGGGTGTAAAACTAATGGGTATGGACGCCGATGAACGCGTGGTCGGCGCAGCCCGCCTAGCAGAAAAAGAAGAAGAGTAG
- a CDS encoding NAD(P)H-dependent glycerol-3-phosphate dehydrogenase, with translation MMGINSENNLDELQIAVVGAGSWGTAIADLLASKGYRISLWVYEKEVKDQIKESRENKLFLPGHKLSANIKPSNDIAAVVTAKNVIVIVVPSHLMRTMTEKMSGFLSHGTVIVSASKGIEQKSHLTMSGVIKENLSEVTEDQLAVLSGPSFAKEVVQKIPTSVTVACKSEDQATLVQHVFATPYFRVYTSDDIVGVELGGAVKNVIAIAAGMLDGLGLGLNTRAALMTRGMTEVRRLGLHLGANPRTFTGLAGFGDLVLTCTGNLSRNYTVGIKLGRGKKLQEILDEMHMVAEGVKTAKSVYNFSRKLKVEMPICHEIYRILYEDLAPQEAVHRLMTRALTQELDEE, from the coding sequence ATGATGGGTATCAATAGTGAAAATAACTTGGATGAGCTGCAAATCGCCGTTGTCGGCGCCGGTAGCTGGGGCACCGCCATTGCTGATTTGCTGGCTAGTAAGGGCTATCGGATCAGTCTGTGGGTATATGAAAAGGAGGTTAAAGACCAGATCAAGGAATCTAGGGAAAATAAGCTTTTTTTGCCGGGTCATAAGCTTTCCGCCAATATAAAGCCTTCCAATGACATAGCAGCGGTAGTTACCGCTAAAAATGTAATTGTCATCGTTGTGCCTTCGCACTTAATGCGGACCATGACCGAAAAAATGAGCGGTTTTCTGTCGCATGGCACCGTGATCGTGTCAGCCTCAAAAGGCATTGAACAAAAATCTCACTTAACCATGTCCGGCGTGATCAAAGAGAATCTCAGTGAAGTTACCGAAGATCAATTGGCAGTCTTATCAGGCCCCAGTTTTGCCAAGGAAGTCGTTCAAAAAATTCCCACGTCCGTGACTGTGGCGTGCAAAAGTGAAGATCAAGCCACCCTGGTGCAGCATGTATTCGCCACGCCTTATTTCAGGGTGTATACCAGTGACGATATTGTCGGTGTCGAATTGGGAGGCGCAGTAAAAAATGTGATTGCCATTGCTGCCGGTATGCTGGATGGCCTGGGTTTGGGTTTAAATACCCGTGCAGCGCTTATGACTCGTGGGATGACCGAGGTCAGGCGTCTGGGTCTTCATCTGGGCGCCAATCCAAGGACCTTTACCGGACTTGCAGGTTTTGGTGATCTGGTGTTGACCTGTACTGGGAATTTAAGCCGTAACTATACAGTGGGTATCAAATTGGGTCGCGGTAAAAAACTTCAAGAAATATTGGATGAAATGCATATGGTGGCTGAAGGGGTTAAAACTGCCAAATCCGTTTACAATTTTTCACGTAAACTCAAAGTTGAGATGCCTATCTGCCACGAAATTTATCGAATCCTTTACGAAGATCTGGCACCCCAAGAAGCCGTTCACCGATTGATGACCCGAGCTTTGACACAGGAGCTGGATGAGGAGTAG
- the radC gene encoding DNA repair protein RadC: MAKDGNKKEHKGAGHRERLRQRFLANGLEGFHDYEVIELLLTLATPRKDCKDAAKAVLKRFKTLQGSLEASQQELCKISGIGPKNLLGIKLIKAVADRYLEKKLIHKDAINDSRSLFDYLYHQIGDKRRECFKVIFLNSKNQVIAADTISEGTLTASSVYPREVIQAALSHDAAALIFAHNHPSGDPQPSSEDVAVTRQLVFAGKAMGMVVHEHIIVGDNHYFSFADQGYIERMNREFEQLTQQKSNA; encoded by the coding sequence ATGGCCAAAGACGGCAACAAAAAGGAGCATAAAGGTGCCGGCCACCGGGAAAGATTGCGTCAACGTTTTTTGGCGAATGGTTTGGAAGGTTTTCATGACTATGAGGTGATTGAACTTTTGCTGACTCTGGCCACGCCACGCAAAGATTGCAAAGATGCAGCCAAGGCAGTTCTAAAGCGCTTTAAAACGCTTCAGGGCTCACTCGAAGCCTCACAGCAGGAGCTTTGCAAAATTTCCGGAATTGGGCCTAAAAATCTTTTGGGTATCAAACTGATTAAAGCAGTGGCAGACAGGTATCTTGAAAAGAAACTCATCCATAAAGATGCGATCAATGATTCCAGGTCACTTTTTGATTATTTGTACCATCAAATTGGAGATAAGCGCCGGGAATGTTTCAAGGTTATATTTTTAAATTCGAAAAATCAGGTGATTGCTGCAGATACGATCTCTGAAGGGACTTTAACAGCCAGCAGCGTGTATCCTCGTGAAGTCATTCAGGCGGCCTTGAGCCATGATGCTGCGGCTCTGATTTTTGCCCACAATCACCCGTCAGGTGATCCGCAGCCGTCTTCAGAAGATGTGGCTGTTACCCGTCAGCTGGTCTTTGCCGGTAAAGCAATGGGCATGGTCGTACACGAGCATATTATTGTTGGTGACAATCACTATTTCAGTTTTGCCGACCAGGGCTATATTGAACGTATGAATCGCGAGTTTGAACAGTTGACCCAGCAAAAGTCAAATGCTTAA